In Kushneria marisflavi, the following are encoded in one genomic region:
- a CDS encoding GNAT family N-acetyltransferase, protein MSLDIRDIGAMADIDAQQWNALAGSDYPFIRHEFLNALEVTGAVCARTGWTPHHLTIWQGDRLVGAMPRYLKDHSWGEYVFDWQWADAWERAGGEYYPKQLSAIPFTPATGPRLLLSSDIDTDDALTMMAEHLESAGLVSWHLLFPEAELAQHWRRRWPDLLERSGMQYHWFDRDYGDFEGFLAAMTSKRRKEVRRERRRVAEEGLVMRRLTGREIDRTAIKHFYRCYQITYLEHGQRGYLDIDFFYQLLEDMPDALVLIQALDDTSRPVAAALCLRGSTTLYGRYWGSEVEASCLHFEACYYQGIEYCLASNLSRFDPGTQGEHKIARGFEPTATRSLHWLAHDGFRDAVAEFLGREEVVMQQMRLEAATMLPFRRET, encoded by the coding sequence ATGAGTCTCGATATTCGCGATATCGGTGCAATGGCCGATATCGATGCGCAGCAGTGGAATGCGCTGGCAGGTTCGGACTATCCCTTCATTCGTCATGAGTTTCTCAACGCCCTGGAAGTGACCGGCGCCGTTTGCGCGCGCACCGGCTGGACCCCGCACCACCTGACGATCTGGCAGGGCGACCGACTGGTCGGTGCCATGCCTCGCTATCTCAAGGATCATTCCTGGGGTGAGTATGTCTTTGACTGGCAGTGGGCGGATGCATGGGAACGCGCCGGCGGGGAGTACTATCCCAAGCAGTTGAGTGCCATTCCCTTTACGCCTGCCACGGGTCCGCGCCTGCTGTTATCAAGCGACATCGATACCGATGACGCGTTGACCATGATGGCCGAGCACCTGGAAAGCGCCGGGCTGGTGTCGTGGCATCTGCTGTTTCCGGAAGCCGAGCTTGCGCAGCACTGGCGTCGGCGCTGGCCCGATCTGCTGGAGCGCAGCGGCATGCAGTATCACTGGTTCGACCGTGACTATGGTGACTTCGAGGGCTTTCTGGCCGCCATGACCTCGAAACGACGCAAGGAGGTGCGTCGCGAGCGCCGCCGGGTAGCGGAGGAGGGGCTGGTCATGCGCCGTCTGACGGGGCGCGAGATTGACCGGACTGCCATCAAGCACTTTTATCGCTGCTACCAGATCACCTATCTGGAACATGGGCAGCGTGGCTATCTGGACATTGATTTCTTTTATCAACTGCTTGAGGACATGCCTGATGCCCTGGTGCTGATTCAGGCCCTGGATGATACCTCGCGACCCGTCGCCGCAGCGCTGTGTCTGCGCGGGTCGACTACGCTCTATGGACGCTACTGGGGCAGTGAGGTCGAGGCCAGCTGTCTGCATTTCGAAGCCTGCTACTATCAGGGCATCGAATACTGTCTGGCATCAAACCTGTCGCGCTTTGATCCGGGTACCCAGGGAGAGCACAAGATTGCCAGGGGGTTTGAACCGACGGCGACTCGTTCACTGCACTGGCTGGCCCACGACGGATTTCGCGACGCAGTGGCGGAGTTTCTGGGGCGTGAAGAAGTGGTCATGCAACAGATGCGTCTCGAAGCAGCCACCATGCTGCCTTTTCGACGCGAGACCTGA
- a CDS encoding fasciclin domain-containing protein, translating to MKTLYRSVWMAACLALAGGGMAPVVQAQTESQHAPQQQPGDITEHENQTLLETLKANGHFNTLVRALDEVGMSDMLNDNGPYTIFAPTDEAFARLPQSEREALLGGDHEEWLKKVLKYHMLPGTVPASEFKVLGRPQALVGQLGLNVENGQYRVNDIPVDQQEIRAHNGIVHPIEGVLIPWDATGLRPDT from the coding sequence ATGAAAACCTTGTATCGCAGTGTTTGGATGGCGGCCTGTCTGGCGCTGGCAGGAGGCGGCATGGCACCGGTGGTGCAGGCCCAGACCGAGTCACAGCACGCTCCTCAGCAGCAGCCGGGCGATATTACCGAGCATGAGAATCAGACGCTGCTTGAAACGTTAAAGGCCAATGGCCACTTCAATACACTGGTCAGAGCCCTTGATGAGGTCGGCATGAGTGACATGCTCAATGACAACGGCCCCTACACCATCTTTGCACCGACCGATGAAGCCTTCGCGCGGCTGCCTCAGAGCGAACGTGAGGCGCTATTGGGCGGTGATCACGAGGAGTGGCTCAAGAAGGTGCTCAAGTATCACATGTTGCCAGGAACGGTGCCGGCCAGTGAATTCAAGGTGCTTGGGCGTCCCCAGGCCCTTGTGGGGCAGCTGGGGCTGAACGTCGAGAACGGTCAGTACAGGGTTAACGACATTCCTGTCGATCAACAGGAGATTCGGGCGCACAACGGCATTGTTCATCCCATTGAGGGCGTGCTGATCCCCTGGGATGCCACCGGCCTGCGTCCGGACACCTGA
- a CDS encoding nickel/cobalt transporter, whose translation MSGFLKPVGVALSMVAVTVLLFAPPGHGIWQSLVADIIAWQRTLHRGLTTAMMTLSRREEVGDWWDLMALSLGYGVFHALGPGHGKAVVATYLLTHRAALKRGLVMTASAALLQGVVAIVIVTVLVLGFGWLTREAMASTAMVEKASFVAVTLLGLWLMVRAGRGLHGLRRQPSPSSSLMGTLQPAALKLTAPQPFDTRVMTPLNHVSSGPCHCGRTHHIDPMASGRHWREMTAAVISIGLRPCSGAVMILGVAAMLGFWWAGVLAVLAMSAGTALSTSILAAATVLGRRHMAGLFQRAGNRRLPGLGHFFALMGGALITLLGIALLLNAPDAALSPLMQGPLR comes from the coding sequence GTGTCCGGCTTCCTGAAACCGGTCGGAGTGGCGCTGTCCATGGTCGCAGTAACCGTACTGCTGTTCGCACCCCCTGGCCATGGAATCTGGCAATCGCTGGTGGCAGACATCATTGCCTGGCAGCGTACGCTGCACCGGGGGCTGACCACGGCCATGATGACGCTTTCCAGACGTGAGGAGGTGGGAGACTGGTGGGATCTGATGGCGCTGAGCCTGGGCTACGGTGTCTTTCACGCGCTGGGGCCCGGCCATGGCAAGGCAGTGGTCGCCACTTACCTGCTGACCCATCGTGCAGCCCTTAAACGAGGGCTGGTCATGACTGCCAGCGCCGCCCTGCTTCAGGGCGTGGTCGCCATCGTCATCGTCACGGTGCTGGTACTGGGGTTTGGCTGGCTGACCCGGGAAGCCATGGCAAGTACCGCCATGGTCGAGAAGGCAAGTTTTGTCGCTGTCACCCTCCTGGGGCTCTGGCTCATGGTTCGTGCCGGTCGCGGTCTCCACGGGCTCAGACGCCAGCCCTCCCCGTCTTCCTCTCTCATGGGAACCCTTCAACCGGCTGCCTTGAAGCTCACTGCGCCACAACCTTTCGATACCCGCGTTATGACGCCGTTGAACCATGTCAGCAGCGGACCCTGTCACTGCGGTCGGACCCATCATATCGACCCCATGGCCAGCGGCCGCCACTGGCGTGAAATGACCGCCGCCGTCATCTCGATCGGACTGCGCCCATGCAGCGGCGCCGTCATGATACTGGGCGTGGCCGCCATGCTCGGCTTCTGGTGGGCGGGCGTACTGGCCGTGCTGGCAATGTCGGCAGGTACGGCGCTGTCGACCTCGATTCTGGCGGCGGCGACGGTACTGGGACGCAGACACATGGCCGGTCTTTTCCAGCGCGCCGGGAACCGGCGCCTTCCAGGACTGGGCCACTTCTTCGCCCTGATGGGCGGCGCGCTGATCACGCTGCTGGGCATCGCGCTTTTACTCAATGCGCCTGATGCGGCCCTGTCACCCTTGATGCAGGGACCGCTTCGCTGA
- a CDS encoding DUF1007 family protein: MSIHSRRSGRGPALITGLILSWLATSAMAHPHGWVDYRVTVMVDDHQRVTALKQSWKMDPFQSLTMIEGLESAEGHESMPERLDALGHEIAANLPSQHYLTHVYDGDQELALGGIEDYTTRLNNDRVEFSFILTLAKPQPLSETLSWKIYDGTYFIEFLYDDQTEYPIELVNAPARCHGEVTHADPDPAVVASVSVIDVTGDTPEGVGRLFSDTGGIKCPAS, from the coding sequence GTGTCAATACATTCTCGACGTTCAGGGCGCGGCCCTGCTCTGATAACAGGGTTGATCCTGTCATGGCTGGCAACCTCGGCCATGGCGCACCCTCATGGCTGGGTCGACTACCGCGTCACGGTCATGGTCGATGACCATCAGCGGGTCACGGCGCTCAAGCAGTCATGGAAGATGGACCCGTTTCAGAGCCTGACCATGATCGAGGGGCTGGAAAGCGCCGAAGGACATGAGAGCATGCCCGAGCGCCTTGACGCGCTTGGCCACGAGATCGCCGCCAATCTGCCCTCTCAGCACTATCTGACCCATGTCTACGATGGCGACCAGGAGCTGGCACTGGGTGGCATCGAGGATTACACCACTCGCCTGAACAATGATCGGGTCGAGTTCTCCTTTATTCTGACACTGGCCAAACCTCAGCCGCTCAGCGAGACACTGAGCTGGAAGATTTATGACGGCACCTACTTCATTGAATTCCTGTACGACGACCAGACCGAATACCCCATTGAACTGGTCAATGCGCCCGCCCGGTGTCATGGCGAAGTGACCCATGCCGACCCTGATCCGGCAGTCGTTGCCAGCGTTTCCGTCATTGACGTGACCGGCGATACGCCCGAAGGCGTCGGCAGACTTTTTTCGGATACTGGAGGCATCAAGTGTCCGGCTTCCTGA
- a CDS encoding metal ABC transporter substrate-binding protein: MISRLEAAMGASVQARLSVIRTIMVLTLSASMLFSGSALAQERKTVVASFTIMADMARQVAGDALNVISIVPPGAEIHEYAPTPRDILKARQADLLLYNGMGLERWFERFYEGMNVPTAVLTEGIEPIGLEEGPYEGRPNPHAWMTPINGLIYIENIRKALVSLDPDQADTYNRNARAYSERLEHMDRELRTALTQIPDKQRILATCEGAFSYLTREYDFRERYLWAVNADQEGTPQQVRRLIDDLNADRVPVTFCESTVNDRAMKQVTSETGARYGGTLYVDSLTRAEGPVPDYETLLRYNAQQIKKGFDLE, encoded by the coding sequence ATGATTTCACGGCTCGAGGCAGCCATGGGGGCGTCTGTTCAGGCTCGTCTGTCAGTCATTCGAACAATCATGGTTCTGACACTGTCAGCATCAATGCTGTTCTCCGGTTCGGCGCTGGCACAGGAGCGCAAAACCGTGGTGGCAAGCTTTACCATCATGGCGGATATGGCACGTCAGGTGGCAGGCGATGCCCTGAACGTCATCTCGATTGTGCCGCCGGGCGCCGAAATTCATGAATACGCTCCTACGCCACGCGATATCCTCAAGGCGCGTCAGGCGGATCTTCTGTTGTATAACGGCATGGGTCTTGAGCGATGGTTTGAGCGCTTTTATGAGGGCATGAATGTCCCCACTGCCGTGCTGACCGAGGGCATCGAGCCCATTGGCCTGGAGGAAGGTCCCTATGAGGGGCGCCCCAATCCACATGCCTGGATGACACCGATCAATGGCCTGATCTATATCGAGAACATCAGGAAAGCGCTGGTATCACTGGACCCGGATCAGGCTGACACCTACAACCGCAATGCCCGGGCCTACAGTGAGCGTCTTGAGCACATGGATCGCGAGCTCAGGACTGCCCTGACACAAATTCCCGACAAGCAGCGCATTCTGGCCACCTGTGAAGGCGCCTTCTCATATCTGACGCGCGAGTATGATTTTCGTGAACGCTATCTCTGGGCAGTCAATGCCGATCAGGAGGGCACGCCGCAACAGGTTCGCCGCCTGATCGATGATCTCAACGCCGATCGCGTGCCGGTGACCTTTTGTGAAAGCACGGTCAATGATCGGGCCATGAAGCAGGTGACCTCCGAAACCGGTGCGCGCTATGGCGGTACACTGTATGTCGATTCACTGACACGTGCCGAAGGGCCGGTGCCCGATTATGAAACCCTTTTGCGCTATAACGCCCAGCAGATAAAAAAGGGGTTTGACCTTGAATAA
- a CDS encoding metal ABC transporter ATP-binding protein, producing the protein MNNPDRDDKPFIEVSRISVRYPDGHLGIQDISLSLPSASVCALIGPNGSGKSTLCRTILGFTRPTSGRVRLLGMDVRQAQKRNLVAYVPQAEEVDWQFPVSVWDVVMMGRQGQMNWLRIPSETDRRCVKAAMARLEIEDLAQRQIGMLSGGQKKRVFLARSLAQGSRILVLDEPFTGVDAHTEQSIMSLIRDLRDEGVTVLIVTHALSSVPQYCDHVAMVSRQLVAFGPVATTFTQPHLATTFGDVMADTVLSDTERGVCDRSSAWSLS; encoded by the coding sequence TTGAATAACCCTGATCGAGATGACAAACCGTTCATTGAAGTCTCCCGTATCAGCGTGCGCTATCCCGACGGGCATCTGGGGATTCAGGACATTTCCCTGTCTCTTCCGAGCGCCAGTGTCTGTGCGCTGATCGGCCCCAATGGCAGCGGCAAGTCTACCCTGTGCAGAACCATTCTGGGGTTTACACGTCCGACCAGTGGCCGGGTAAGGCTTCTGGGCATGGACGTGCGCCAGGCTCAGAAGCGCAATCTTGTTGCCTATGTGCCTCAGGCCGAAGAGGTGGACTGGCAGTTTCCGGTCTCTGTATGGGATGTGGTGATGATGGGGCGTCAGGGGCAGATGAACTGGCTGCGCATTCCGTCAGAGACCGATCGCCGCTGTGTGAAGGCCGCCATGGCCCGCCTTGAGATTGAGGATCTGGCTCAGCGCCAGATCGGCATGCTGTCCGGGGGACAGAAAAAACGTGTGTTTCTGGCTCGGTCACTGGCTCAGGGCAGTCGTATTCTGGTACTCGATGAGCCTTTCACCGGCGTGGACGCGCATACCGAACAGAGCATCATGTCGCTGATTCGCGATTTGCGTGATGAAGGCGTGACCGTTTTGATCGTGACGCATGCGCTTTCCAGCGTGCCGCAGTACTGTGATCACGTCGCCATGGTTTCAAGGCAGCTCGTCGCCTTTGGGCCTGTGGCGACCACCTTTACCCAGCCCCATCTAGCCACCACCTTCGGCGACGTCATGGCCGATACGGTCCTGTCGGATACCGAGCGTGGCGTTTGTGATCGCAGTTCGGCCTGGAGCCTGTCATGA
- a CDS encoding metal ABC transporter permease, which translates to MSGDPVALLLAPFDYQFMARGIWVGTLIGAVCGWLSCYVVLKGWSLLGDALSHSVVPGIAIAYALGLPFAPAAFISALLAVGGIGLIKGQGALKSDAAIGVVFSAFLALGLVLISLNPGGVQLTTILFGNLLGIGDSETIQLVIISLVCLVALSLRWKDLMLYCFDEGHARVMGLNVAWLNVLLLSMLSLMTVAALQAVGALLVVAMLITPGACAWLLTDRFGHMLWLAPLVGGLCAFLGSWASYFMDSSVGGTIVLLQTFCFLIIFVLAPRHGVLARRRRGSQVVGEEGS; encoded by the coding sequence ATGAGCGGTGATCCCGTCGCCTTGTTGCTGGCACCGTTTGACTATCAATTCATGGCGCGCGGTATCTGGGTCGGCACACTGATCGGTGCCGTATGCGGCTGGCTCTCCTGCTATGTGGTGCTCAAGGGCTGGTCCTTGCTGGGGGATGCGCTCTCTCACTCGGTGGTGCCGGGCATTGCGATCGCCTACGCCCTTGGCCTGCCATTTGCCCCGGCGGCCTTTATCAGTGCATTGCTGGCGGTGGGTGGTATCGGGCTGATCAAGGGGCAGGGCGCGTTGAAAAGTGATGCCGCCATTGGCGTGGTCTTTTCAGCCTTTCTGGCCCTCGGGCTGGTCCTGATCTCGCTCAACCCCGGTGGCGTGCAGCTCACCACGATTCTTTTCGGCAATCTGCTGGGCATTGGCGACAGTGAGACCATTCAGCTGGTGATCATCTCGCTGGTCTGCCTTGTGGCACTGTCGTTGCGCTGGAAGGATCTGATGCTGTACTGCTTTGACGAAGGACATGCCCGGGTCATGGGGCTTAACGTTGCCTGGCTCAATGTGCTGTTGTTGTCGATGCTCTCCCTGATGACTGTCGCGGCCCTACAGGCGGTGGGTGCGCTGCTGGTGGTGGCGATGCTGATTACACCCGGTGCCTGCGCCTGGCTTTTAACCGATCGTTTCGGCCATATGCTGTGGCTGGCCCCGCTGGTCGGTGGCCTGTGTGCCTTCCTGGGCAGCTGGGCAAGCTACTTCATGGACAGTTCTGTCGGCGGCACCATTGTGCTGCTGCAGACCTTCTGTTTTCTGATCATTTTTGTGCTGGCACCGCGACATGGGGTGTTGGCTCGTCGGCGTCGTGGGTCGCAGGTGGTCGGTGAGGAGGGCTCATGA
- a CDS encoding metal ABC transporter permease, with protein sequence MSALSDTLVMLLLPLTLDFMQQALWMGLLVGTVCAVLSCLVVLKGWSLVGDAASHAVVPGIVLAWLMGIPMVIGALVSALSCLVGAGLIERHCRIRSDAVLGIAFTGFLALGMVLVAAVPSDVHFMHILLGNLLGIEGSTRFQLMVTGIVVLGTLMLKFSDLRLYCFDPQQASVMGVDTHRLQFLLTVLLTLATVMALQAVGVVLVIAMLVTPGSTAFLLTRRLAPMMAVAAVSTWLSVLAGIMISFYMDVETGAVIVLVQALLFLLSFLFAPGRGVVFQRMRVHRAIQSDREALRD encoded by the coding sequence ATGAGCGCCTTGAGCGATACGCTGGTTATGCTGCTGTTGCCCCTGACGCTGGATTTCATGCAACAGGCGCTCTGGATGGGGCTGCTGGTGGGTACGGTCTGTGCCGTGCTGTCGTGCCTGGTCGTCTTGAAGGGGTGGTCGCTGGTGGGGGATGCTGCCTCTCATGCGGTCGTGCCGGGTATTGTTCTGGCATGGCTCATGGGAATCCCCATGGTGATTGGCGCGCTGGTCAGTGCGTTGAGCTGTCTGGTAGGAGCAGGTTTGATCGAGCGCCATTGTCGCATCCGTTCCGATGCGGTGCTGGGGATCGCCTTTACGGGATTTCTGGCACTGGGCATGGTGTTGGTGGCGGCGGTCCCATCGGACGTGCACTTTATGCACATCCTGTTGGGCAACCTGCTGGGTATCGAGGGTTCGACGCGCTTTCAACTGATGGTGACCGGCATTGTCGTGCTGGGGACACTGATGCTGAAGTTCAGCGATCTCCGGCTTTACTGTTTTGACCCTCAGCAGGCGAGTGTCATGGGGGTTGATACACATCGACTGCAGTTTTTACTGACCGTATTGCTGACGCTGGCGACGGTCATGGCGCTTCAGGCTGTCGGCGTGGTTCTGGTCATCGCCATGCTGGTCACGCCCGGTAGTACGGCCTTTCTATTGACGCGCCGACTGGCTCCGATGATGGCAGTGGCCGCTGTGAGTACCTGGCTTTCGGTGCTTGCAGGCATCATGATCAGTTTTTATATGGATGTAGAAACCGGCGCCGTCATCGTGCTTGTTCAGGCGTTGTTGTTTCTGCTGTCCTTTCTGTTTGCGCCCGGACGGGGGGTAGTGTTTCAAAGGATGCGTGTCCATCGCGCCATTCAATCTGACAGGGAAGCGCTTCGGGACTGA
- the glgA gene encoding glycogen synthase GlgA, translating to MSHSAVDAALAHATHATRPAASITPIPDALSHHSTVSAGQSEPADPVLFVTSELADFVKVGGLGDVSAALPRALLNHYDMRVLMPAYREVLESIWPIHVIDHLPGLADIPACDLGRIELPEGLTVYVLICPELYDRPGSPYLDESGQEWEDNAIRFGRLSLAAAQMAMESSGDRFEDQGWHPDLLHLHDWQTGLAAGYLRWNNDETPCVYTIHNLAYQGLYGPEYLTRLGVPESAFTPQGLEFYDRLSFMKAGIIYSNHITTVSETYAREITTPAFGCGLEGLLSDCARDKRLSGIANGIDDSWDPQTDAYLACAFATNDWAGKRANTDHVRRMFRLAVSHGPLFAVVSRLVHQKGLDLTIAAAESIVRAGGQLVVIGCGEPAIENALRNLEARFPGAIGVHIGFSEREARCIFAGSDYLLMPSRFEPCGLSQMYAQRFGSLPIAHRTGGLADTIEDGVTGFLFDELSQQDFQKAIDRAFRIFGCTELFYAMRRAAMAIHYQWRLSVTPYRRLYHQLMVPAGVTAHSLRHVSI from the coding sequence ATGTCTCATTCAGCCGTTGATGCCGCTTTGGCACACGCCACTCACGCTACAAGACCCGCAGCATCCATTACACCAATACCTGACGCCCTTTCACACCACAGCACTGTTTCAGCCGGTCAAAGTGAACCGGCGGACCCCGTCCTGTTCGTGACCTCGGAACTGGCCGATTTCGTCAAGGTTGGCGGACTGGGCGACGTCTCGGCGGCGCTGCCACGCGCGCTGCTCAATCACTACGACATGCGTGTACTGATGCCGGCCTACCGCGAGGTGCTCGAAAGCATCTGGCCGATTCATGTCATCGATCATCTACCCGGCCTTGCCGATATTCCTGCCTGCGATCTGGGGCGTATCGAGCTGCCTGAAGGGCTGACCGTCTATGTTCTGATCTGCCCTGAGCTCTATGATCGCCCCGGCAGCCCCTATCTCGATGAGAGCGGACAGGAATGGGAAGACAACGCCATTCGCTTTGGACGGCTGTCACTGGCCGCCGCGCAGATGGCGATGGAGTCCTCGGGAGATCGCTTCGAGGATCAGGGCTGGCATCCGGATCTTTTACACCTGCATGACTGGCAGACCGGCCTGGCTGCGGGTTACCTGCGCTGGAACAATGATGAAACGCCCTGCGTCTATACCATTCATAACCTGGCCTATCAGGGGCTTTACGGTCCGGAATATCTGACCCGACTGGGCGTTCCCGAAAGCGCCTTTACGCCGCAGGGACTTGAGTTTTATGACCGACTTTCCTTTATGAAGGCCGGCATCATCTACAGCAATCACATTACGACGGTCAGTGAGACCTACGCCCGGGAAATTACCACGCCAGCCTTTGGCTGCGGGCTGGAAGGGCTTTTATCGGATTGCGCCCGGGACAAGCGCCTCAGCGGGATTGCCAACGGCATCGATGACAGCTGGGACCCACAAACGGACGCCTATCTGGCCTGTGCCTTTGCCACCAATGACTGGGCCGGCAAGCGTGCCAATACCGATCATGTGCGTCGCATGTTCCGGCTGGCCGTCAGTCACGGACCGCTGTTTGCCGTGGTCTCCCGGCTGGTGCATCAAAAGGGACTGGATCTCACCATTGCAGCGGCCGAGTCGATCGTGCGCGCTGGCGGCCAACTGGTTGTGATCGGTTGTGGCGAGCCGGCCATCGAAAATGCCCTGCGCAACCTTGAGGCGCGCTTTCCCGGCGCCATTGGTGTGCACATCGGCTTTAGTGAGCGAGAAGCCCGCTGCATTTTCGCCGGCAGCGACTATCTCCTGATGCCATCGCGCTTTGAACCGTGCGGGCTGTCGCAAATGTATGCTCAGCGTTTTGGATCGCTGCCGATTGCCCATCGCACTGGCGGCCTGGCCGATACGATCGAAGACGGGGTCACCGGCTTTCTATTCGATGAGCTCTCGCAGCAGGATTTCCAGAAGGCCATCGATCGTGCCTTCCGCATCTTTGGGTGCACAGAGCTGTTTTATGCCATGCGTCGCGCCGCCATGGCCATCCACTATCAGTGGCGACTGTCAGTAACTCCCTATCGACGCCTTTATCATCAACTGATGGTGCCTGCAGGGGTGACGGCCCATTCGTTAAGACATGTGAGCATATAA
- the glgB gene encoding 1,4-alpha-glucan branching protein GlgB codes for MATVSFSACQSERDALSRLVQAQHDAPFRWLGPHEQDDQMLVRLLLPGAEAVELIDAVHQVLTVAEPLKDGLYQASLPKGVRYRLRITWPEGVIQITEDPYRFSPMPGELDLHLFSEGRHRELARVFGACPTVIDGVDGVRFTLWAPNAQRVSVVGDFNVWDGRRHAMQRHDGSGIWAIFVPHLRVGERYRFELVDQDGQVRHKVDPLARRTEATTPDVSVVASNRPFSWHDHAWLRRRDASNIRTAPLSIYELHVLSWQHDHNGNTLEWDTLASRLIPWVADMGFTHIELMPINEHPFVGSWGYQPIGMFAPTSRMGSPDAFARFVNACHGAGIGVILDWVPAHFPSDEHGLVRFDGTSLYEHHDPREGFHPEWKTLIYNVGRNEVRGFLIASALEWLEHFHIDGLRVDAVASMLYRDYSRTDDDWLPNIHGGRENLEVVDFLRELNATVAERCPGVMMIAEESTAWPGVTAPTAAGGLGFTFKWNMGWMHDTLSYMSRDPLYRAWHHGDLTFGLQYAFSEHFVLPLSHDEVVHGKGSLLSKMPGDEAQKLAGLRAYLAFMWAHPGKKLLFMGSEFGQWREWHHDRELDWERLDEAGPRGLARAIADLNRIYVEDPAMHARDGESAGFSWVVGDDSANSVIAFMRHAEPGKAPLLVVCNLTPVVRHHYRIGVPVMSVWREIFNSDSVFYAGSNQGNGSALHAHPDPSHGHPASLLLTLPPLSTLYLRQGDWPT; via the coding sequence ATGGCGACAGTATCTTTCAGCGCTTGCCAGAGTGAGCGTGATGCCTTGTCACGCCTTGTACAGGCACAACACGACGCTCCGTTTCGCTGGCTGGGACCGCATGAGCAGGACGATCAAATGCTGGTTCGGCTACTGTTGCCGGGAGCTGAGGCTGTCGAACTGATAGATGCCGTGCATCAGGTACTCACGGTGGCCGAACCCCTAAAGGACGGCCTTTATCAGGCGTCCCTGCCAAAGGGTGTGCGCTATCGCCTCCGTATCACCTGGCCCGAAGGCGTCATACAGATCACTGAAGACCCCTACCGGTTTTCGCCAATGCCCGGCGAGCTGGATCTTCATCTGTTCAGTGAAGGCCGTCATCGCGAACTGGCACGCGTGTTCGGTGCCTGTCCCACCGTTATCGATGGCGTGGACGGCGTGCGCTTTACGCTCTGGGCACCCAACGCCCAACGCGTCTCGGTCGTCGGGGACTTCAATGTCTGGGACGGGCGCCGACATGCCATGCAGCGGCACGACGGCAGTGGCATCTGGGCCATCTTCGTGCCACATCTTAGGGTTGGTGAGCGCTATCGCTTTGAGCTTGTCGACCAAGACGGCCAGGTTCGCCACAAGGTCGATCCGCTGGCGCGCCGGACAGAGGCCACGACGCCGGATGTTTCCGTAGTGGCCAGCAATCGCCCGTTCAGCTGGCACGATCACGCGTGGCTCAGACGCCGCGATGCCAGCAACATCCGCACGGCGCCGCTATCCATTTACGAGCTTCATGTCCTTTCCTGGCAGCACGATCACAATGGCAACACGCTCGAGTGGGACACACTGGCGTCCCGGTTGATTCCCTGGGTGGCCGACATGGGATTCACTCACATAGAGCTGATGCCCATCAACGAGCATCCCTTTGTAGGCTCATGGGGCTATCAGCCCATCGGCATGTTTGCCCCGACCTCACGTATGGGCTCGCCCGATGCCTTCGCTCGTTTCGTCAATGCCTGCCACGGTGCCGGCATCGGCGTCATTCTGGACTGGGTGCCGGCGCATTTTCCGTCCGACGAGCACGGGCTGGTGCGCTTTGACGGTACTTCCCTCTATGAACATCACGACCCGCGCGAAGGCTTTCATCCTGAATGGAAAACGTTGATTTACAACGTCGGGCGCAACGAGGTAAGGGGCTTTCTGATTGCCAGCGCCCTAGAGTGGCTTGAGCACTTCCACATTGACGGGCTACGTGTGGATGCCGTGGCCTCGATGCTCTATCGCGACTACAGCCGTACCGATGACGACTGGTTGCCCAATATCCACGGTGGGCGTGAAAACCTCGAAGTGGTTGATTTTCTGCGTGAACTCAATGCAACCGTGGCCGAGCGATGCCCCGGGGTCATGATGATCGCCGAAGAGTCGACGGCCTGGCCGGGCGTGACAGCGCCGACCGCCGCTGGCGGGCTCGGGTTTACCTTCAAATGGAACATGGGCTGGATGCACGACACGCTGTCGTACATGTCGCGTGATCCGCTCTATCGTGCCTGGCATCACGGCGATCTGACCTTCGGGCTGCAATACGCTTTCTCCGAGCACTTTGTGCTGCCGCTTTCCCATGACGAAGTCGTGCATGGCAAGGGATCGCTGCTGTCGAAAATGCCCGGCGATGAGGCGCAAAAACTGGCGGGGCTTCGCGCCTATCTGGCCTTCATGTGGGCCCACCCCGGCAAGAAACTTCTGTTCATGGGCTCCGAGTTCGGACAATGGCGCGAGTGGCATCATGACCGTGAGCTGGACTGGGAACGACTGGATGAAGCCGGGCCCCGAGGGCTTGCGCGGGCCATCGCCGATCTCAACCGGATCTATGTGGAAGATCCGGCAATGCATGCGCGGGATGGAGAGTCGGCGGGCTTTTCGTGGGTGGTCGGCGATGATAGTGCCAACAGCGTAATTGCCTTCATGCGCCACGCCGAGCCCGGCAAGGCGCCACTGCTGGTGGTATGCAACCTGACGCCGGTGGTTCGTCATCACTACCGCATCGGTGTGCCGGTCATGAGTGTCTGGCGCGAGATATTTAATAGCGACAGTGTGTTCTACGCTGGAAGTAACCAGGGCAACGGGAGTGCCTTGCATGCACACCCCGACCCCAGCCATGGCCATCCTGCGTCACTGCTTTTGACGCTTCCACCATTGAGTACGCTTTATCTGCGTCAGGGAGACTGGCCAACATGA